GGCCACAGGTGAGCAGCAAATGAGATCCCTCGGAAACTGGTCCTTGGATGCCTGGGGTGActacagcaaaggagaaagctACCCTCAGGAAAGTCAACAGGCAAATCCACATCTCTTCCTAAACCCTCCTTTTTCTATTATGCCCCTCAGGAATGATAAACCTGTCTGTCTTTTTTCTCACCTGTTATCACTGCCAAGGTCATGTCCCTTCTGAGCATCTTGTTGCCAacagtgacagcacagcaaTATCGCCCTGCATCTCCCAGCCCCACCACAGGGAGATGAAGGGGGAAGCTTCTGTTGCTCTGGTTCTGCAAGATGCTCCAGTTCTGCAAGTGTCCTCCTGCAAAGTGGCTCCAGTGGGCTTTCACCACATGGATCCCAAAGGCACTGGGCAGGTAGTTCAGGGTGCATGGCAGGTcagctgcagagccagctgcGGCATAGACCACAGGGTTGGTCAGGCCGTCAAAACCTGAATGAGAGAGAGACAGAACAGTTTGGAGTGGTGGCTGGAAAGAGTACCATCTGGGGAATAATGAGGACAGGATGAGAGCTGGGAAGCTGTAGCTACTGGGATTGGTCAGTGGCCACACCAAAGGAAGCAACTCAGGGACGCTGGAGCAGCAACACAGAAGCTGAGCTCACCTAGAATTTGCAGGTTGTATGTGGCAGAAACAATCTCATTGTCGGCGTATCTGAGCTGGCAGTGCCAGGATCCTGAGTCACTCACGGTGGTCCGGTGGATGTAGACAGCCCCATGCAAGGAGCAGGAAGCCCCAGAGGTGAGGACTGGGTGCCCATTGTGGAACCAGCATGTCTCCATCAGACGGGCATGGTGGCTAGAGTTGCAGCTCAGCAAAAGAGGCTCATTTTCTACCACAGGTCTGGCTGGACTGAGCTTTACTGCAgccaaaaagaaaggaggacaTTGAAGGCTAATCAGAGGAGGACTGACAAGCCATCCCTTTGCCCACCTTCTGCCCCAGCTTTGTCCTTCCGGCAGCCCTCTCCAGAtctgagagcagagagcaggaagCTGTGGGCATTCAGGGGGCTGCTGCCGGTACTCAAAACACTGTGCCAAACAACAACCCTACCCATACAGCCTCCTAAAATCAAGGTTCTCCAGGGCTTTCCACCTTCTCCTACCTGTAACTACACCCAGCTCCACCCGGCAGCTCCGGATCTCCTTGTTGTAGGTCACCTGTGCCTCATACAGACCCACATCGTCACTCCTGACCGGGTTGATGCACAGGGAGAAGTTGCCATTGCGTAAAGCAGAGTCCAGGACCGATACCCGTGGCCTCATGGGCAGAGCCGTCTTCCGAAGGCCTGAGTACTCCACCTCCAGCACCACGTGCAGCTCCTGGGGGGCACTGGGACAGGGACAAGGGAGTGCTGGTTAGCAGGGAGCAAAGGCCAGATCAAGTGCTGAGGCAGTAAAGAGGATGTGGGAAAGAACTCCCCCGCCAAAGAAGGCAGAAGTGTGTTTGCCTTAGCCTACCTTGCCCCGTGCCGCTTCCAGAGCACAGATGTCCTCTCAGACAGCTGTTTCCTACTCTTCCCATGCTTCCTGGGACGCAGGTagcagggcagcagagctgaactcCCCTCTCTGGCCCAGACCTTCTGCACTCTGTTTTCCACTTCTGCTGCTCCCGGTAGGATGCTGCCTGCTGTAATAAGATGTAGGGCTGAGCAAAGGATGGGGATCACAAAGTAGAGGTTGAAATCTAGCCATCTGCGGTGAGGATGAAGGGCTTAAATAATGTGGAGGGGACAAACACCCAGGCCCAGCCCACCCAGCTTCTCTGCCTTCCCTGAATTCAGTCCTTCTTACCATTGACAGCCAGCAGAGTGAGGAATAGCAGCGGGGACACCGGCCTCATGGTGTCCTCCAGGAGAAGTGAGACTGGGTCTGTAGTCCGAAACTTTCAGAGATCAGCAAAAACAGAGCACGGGCAAGCAGGTGTTGGGAGTGGGTGGGTGAGCCAAGTGAAGGCCAGCTGgacttgcttgctttcttgctcTGTCTCTCTTTCTGATCAAAGCGGTTCCCTCTACACCCTTATACTGTAGGTGGGCAGCTAATTTCCTCATATCACTAAGAAGATGCGTCACGACCAAGAAACAGGCGTAGGGCTGAGGCATGTGAGGGCAGAGCTGAAGCCAGTgagagagaggagggagggacCAGAGGCACTGCTCTAAGCATCTTTTAGTGGAAATTCTTTGGGTcgctgttgtttttcttacaaGTTTTGCTTCTACacagagaatggaaaaagtAGAGAAGACACTTCCCAGCAAGTGCTCTTCATGTTTGTCTTTCATCTCTTTGCCTTTTTTGGTTTGATCTTTCCGCCTCTCACAGCTTATTTCTAATTGTTTCAGGGCTTTTCAGAAggtgtaattattattatttttttttttttcctgatggttTCCCCTTCCCTATCCTGTTCCATCCCTCAACGTACTGatttctgggctttttttttcccactggtCAGTTTGAAGGCAGCCTGAGAAAAGGATCAGTGGTGAGTTACGTGTCCTCAGGGGCAGTCTGTGAGCAAGCTCAGGTGGGCCAAAACAAGACAAGGTCATCCATGTGGAAGTGGCAGTAGCAAAAGTGCCCAGGAGAAGTGCCCAGCACTGAAGAGGAGGGGCTGCAAGCTGTGACACTGCATGGAGAAGACATCCTTTTCCAGGACAGCTGTGGAGAAGCCACCTGTGCTGGTGCACTGAGGGGACTTGCTCTGGCTCCCATCTAGCTCCCATGCTGGGCGAGCACATTTCCATTTAGATGCCTCACCCCAGGCCCCCTTTTACCTCAGAGAATCCCCACTGTCATGGCTCACACTTTCCGGCAGCCCACTGGCTCTGACTCTTTCAGACTTAATCACCCTTCTGTGTGGGGTGTCAGACACCCGAATCCCTCAGCTGGGTGGGCTGTGGCTTTTCCTGGGGCTAGAGGAAGGGAGGTGATGCAGGGTGGCTGCCTCACTGCTGTGGGATCCTTGCTTACTTTCTAGCTTTCCTCAGCCAGGTGGTGCGGGTGGAAGATAAAAGAGACCCAGCAGTGTGCTTCACTGAAGCAGCAACCTGTTGTGGTGACAGCTCTCACCTCTGCTGtcacacacagctcttctgcCCCCTAAGGAATGTGATCAGTGTATGGGAACTGGGCACAACCTTGTGATCTTGCAGTCCTTCACACCCTCCATGTTACACAGTCCATGGGATTAcatgggagaggaggggaagagagaagcTGGGGGAGAACCTGTGATGGCTGGAGGGAAGtgtgttttcctcctgctcGAGAAAAACTGTTTGTGGTGTCCATGCAGAAAGCATCAACCCTCTTTCCCCCAAGTCAGCAGTCTGAGGATGGTATGAGTGTGTGGGTGAGGATGAGAGTGTGCAAGTAGATGGAACTATGACAGGGCCACATGTGCAGCTATGCAGCCCGGTGCCACCTGATACCCCTGCCCTGTCTGTATGCCTCTGGGTGTGCTGAGCCCTCTGCTCACCCTCTGTCCCATCCTACTTTTCACTCCCAGACTCTGCTTCTTCCTCATACTCTTCCCACGATCCCCCAAAACACCCTCAGCTGAAGCCATGCCTCCGCtctagaaaatgcttctttctggTAGGAGCCAGCAAAGcatgctggtgctgctgccatttcccaaTAGGCATCCACAAGGGCTGATGGAGAGCCCTGGAGAGTGGCAGCAGCTGTCTGGTACTGGAGGGGGGCATTATTATGCTGAGCAGGCATGTTGAGAAACGAAGGTTTTGAAGGCACTGTTTTACTCAGCATCAGACTATCTTCAACAAAGACACAGATGACGTTTCACAGATGTTGTTTCTCCCTAACAACCCATTTTAAATGCTGACTTGACTCCCTTGGGTGGCATTTTCGTCATCTCCCAGAACAGGACCTCACAGCAGAAATGACAATGACTGGAGCCAGGTCAGTACAAGAGTGCCTTCCGAGAACTGCCTGCATGGGTACCCTGCAGCCTGACCAGCAAAGGGACGGATAGAGGAGGGTGTGGGAAGCCCACAGGAATAAGAGCTGTGACTCCAACAGCCCAGAATGTGGGGTATAGAAGTCCAGCTCACTAAGTACTCCTCTGTCTGCCTTAGGCATTAACGGGCTAGGTTCTGAGCTTACCCGCAGTCACCTTACACACAACCTTCatacattgcttttcttgtcTCACTTGGTATATTGCACGGATGCAAACTGCCTGTACCAAGTAAAATAAGAATAGAAAACACTATTCTGCAGTATCATTGGCTTAGTCTTGCTGAAGGAATTTTCCGTTGCATTTCCAGATTTCTGTACGATCATGTTTTTCTCTGAGTGATTCCACTTCCGCATTTTATTCCCCATAGCAC
The sequence above is a segment of the Excalfactoria chinensis isolate bCotChi1 chromosome 1, bCotChi1.hap2, whole genome shotgun sequence genome. Coding sequences within it:
- the LAG3 gene encoding lymphocyte activation gene 3 protein, translating into MRPVSPLLFLTLLAVNAGSILPGAAEVENRVQKVWAREGSSALLPCYLRPRKHGKSRKQLSERTSVLWKRHGASAPQELHVVLEVEYSGLRKTALPMRPRVSVLDSALRNGNFSLCINPVRSDDVGLYEAQVTYNKEIRSCRVELGVVTVKLSPARPVVENEPLLLSCNSSHHARLMETCWFHNGHPVLTSGASCSLHGAVYIHRTTVSDSGSWHCQLRYADNEIVSATYNLQILGFDGLTNPVVYAAAGSAADLPCTLNYLPSAFGIHVVKAHWSHFAGGHLQNWSILQNQSNRSFPLHLPVVGLGDAGRYCCAVTVGNKMLRRDMTLAVITVTPGIQGPVSEGSHLLLTCGLTHPQGHEHFQWKHLSFASADKKSTVATSHNLKDSQVRTGRILEIPQVSQKDVGIWECSVYGPEGRLGAVEYGLQITGAQVSSPPTIFSGQVTFGLMLTLFFLLMVCVLALGMQKRAHLPASFPALERIAAVTLPKEMEENEKETNQQTEC